Part of the Salvelinus sp. IW2-2015 linkage group LG7, ASM291031v2, whole genome shotgun sequence genome, TAGCGAATGGTCTACATTGTTTCCCGTTCATTTGGGATTTAAATATGGGACATGGACTCATCGTGATATAAGACCGATTATGACTTCTAAAAAAGTCTGACAAACTTACGTTTTATTTGTCTGATgttatataaatgtatatattcctCTACTTTAGGGGATGCACCTTTCCAGTGCACTCGGTGTGAAGCAAAGTTCAAGATCAACTCTGACCTGAAGAGGCACATCCGCATCCACTCGGGTGAGAAGCCTTACAAGTGTGACTTCTGTGACTACCGCTGTGCCATGAAGGGCAACCTGAAATCACACGTCCAGATAAAACACGGCACGGCCAACTCCTTCCGCTGCCCTGAATGTGACTTCCTGTGCACCAATAAGACAGCTCTGAGGCAGCACTCACGAGAGCACCAGCCCACTCAACCCATCCAGTGCTCCATGTGCACCTACTCCTGCTCCAGCAAGGGGGCGTTCAAGGTCCATGAGCGGATCCACTCTGAGGAGCGACCTTTTAAATGTGACTTCTGCAGTTTCGCCACCAAGCAGCGCAGCAACCTGGTCATCCACAAGAAGAAGAAGTGCCACGCGGACAAGCCTGAGACAGGTATAGGTGGAAAAAGAGGCAAAGCCGGTGTCTGTAACGGAGAGGACCCTCCCAAGCCTGTGAGCTCCCGGTACCGGGCCAAGCTGGACGCAACGCGGGCCTTCCGCTGTGACCTGTGCGAGGCGTCGTTCGTGAGGGAGGACTCTCTGCGCAGCCACAGGAAGCAGCACCAGGACTCAGACTCCCAGCAGACTCTCTCTTTGACGCTCCAGCCCATCACCTCCCAGAACAGTGTTGTGACTGTGAGCCATGTACCCAGGCAAGACAGCCACACCACCCAAATCCCACTCCACCAGGTCCCCCTGACTCCCCTGGCCTCAGACCCCCTGGCCCCCTACAGCAGTGCCCAGCTCCAAATCATAGTTTCCCACCCTCTGGGTCAGGAGGGCTCCTTCCTTCCCCTGCAGGCTGGGCTAGACGTTGTGCAGCACCAGCATCACACCAAGGGATCCACCACGGTCCTCCTGAGCCCAGAGACCCAGGGCATGGTGGTCAACTGTATGAGCCTCACGCCCATACAGCAGCTAGCAGCTCAGAAACGGGTAGAGGGGGGCTCTCTGGAGCCTCAGACAGTCCTGCTGACACACCTCTCCCTAGGGGACAACCGTAACCCTCTCCATCAGGCCCTACTTCAGACAGCCATCGCCTCCCAGGACTCCTCAGCCCACCGGAGCAGCACACAGACCTTCATCACCACCTGCTCAGACCTGGAGGGTCTCAGTGCTCTCATCCAGGAGGGGGGCACAGAGGTTACTGTGGTGACGGAGGGAGGGAACCACAGTAATCTAGTCACCATGGCAACGGCCACCTCCAGGTTTTCGCCCCCGGACATGATGTGTAGCGAAGGTGGCCCCTCGGAAGACTTGCCAAAGCAGGCACAGGTAACAGTGGTGCAGGGGTTTGGGGACAATGRCATTACCACCTGTGAGGAGGACAGTAGTATCATGGTCCCTAGCATCAGTTTAGGCAGCCAGGAAGTGGTCATCCACGGCTTGCCTCTGGTGGTGACTGCCCAGAATCAGCCTGTTCTAGAACACCTCTCAGTCTCTACACAGAACCTCTATTcagtgtcagacacacacacttgatgGCCTCCAAGACTGACTAGACCACCATTACTGTACTGTTTGTCTGCAACAGATAAAATGGATAGCTATAACAAACGGTTAGATAGCAGCTCATGTTCTGTTACAGAATGTTCTCATGTGCAAGTTACATTACATTGACTCTTGACTCATGTCATAGCTTTGTCATGTTTAGGTTAACTTAGTTATTCATCATAAATCCAGAGTTGAAAAATGAAGTGTGACTAGTTTGTACCAAACAGTCATCTTTGACATGTTTTCCAATCATGAACTTTTCAATTCAGATGAACATGAAGAAAATGCATTACTTAAAGTGTCATGAAATAAAAACTAATAAAAGCAGTATCTGCTTGTGTTTCTGTGCTACTCtcttattgttttttaaatgctAATTGAAATGTATTGTTCTTGGTTCATGTGTCTGCTTTAAACAACATGTCATTGACCATGAATGAGTATTAACATTACAAAGTCAGATCTCCATGATATAAATTAATAACTTACATTTAAAAATCTAGATGGGTATGGACAGAAATAGCTTKCCATTACCTTTTACCTAGGCTTTCCAGTCACCCATTGTCTGTCAATAGAAGTTCCCAatttgtccactagatgtcagtggAGACCATAGAGCTTTGGGGCGTTTGTTCTTTGTATTGCAGCCTTTCATGGCATTGACATGGGCTGCGttgacaggcagcccaattctgatttttttttttctaatcagatcagctctgaagaAAATCTCATGTGAttgttcaaaagaccaattaatgggttaatgggggggggggggaatcagaattgggctgcctgtctaaacgcagccaaagAGTCATGGTAAACATGTTACGTTTCATTAAGATTGATCTGCGCGCTTCAGTTTCAGAATTATAAATCTTTCTATATGTGATATTGCAGGTTTGTTTCATCGTTGAACAAATGGCAAGGTGTTGATGTGTCCAAAGCACAAATTACGAAATACAATAGACATTTGATTGAAAGCCTCTCCTGTTTGTTTGCTATTTTCCTCCTGGAGCCACTTTGCCATTCAGCCTTCAAGTCCTTAGTGTCAGCAGGAAAATGAAGGCTGCAATTGAATAGGTATATGTActaaatcgcaccctattccctatgtagtgcattacttttgaacaaggctctggtcaaaactagtgcactatatagggaataggatgccatttggggcaTGAACAAGTAGTCTCAGGGGTAGTTGAGTATAGATTTTTGTCTTTCAGCGCTAATAGCTTTAATTATTATGATTTATTTAACTTGTATAGCGGTTTTCATTACAAAAAATGATCTCAAAGCGCATAAAAcgcaaaaataaatttaaattgaGATGGTAGAGATGGATATTGAATGTCTCTTTTTGGCTTCGGATGAAAGCTGGCAGTTTTGAGCTTTAGAAGCTCAACTGTGACCCCCCTGCTTTCTCTGGCTCAGGACGGAGTGTATGGGCACCGTCTGAACAAATTGTTTGCTGCTCCTCCACCATTAAGGATGAGGAGATCCAAGAGTCATGGAATATGTGGAATGCATCTTTGTGATTCTATAGA contains:
- the LOC111966750 gene encoding zinc finger protein 64 isoform X1, producing the protein MESFNGEGGNHVLVEVSPDIHICGFCKQQYNNFEVFLAHKQNGCHVPSSDISASNSAPTLTVRNPFPLDSSTEFVFEETYQTCVMRGVKKILTKASKTPSKKLKPALTSKRRSCCFSGCSFKTQYGQKDMERHLKTHTGEKPFECELCHKRFSRRDKLNMHFRSHTGEKPHKCKYCPYAAADSSSLKKHLRIHYDERPFKCQICPYASRNSSQLTVHLRSHTGDAPFQCTRCEAKFKINSDLKRHIRIHSGEKPYKCDFCDYRCAMKGNLKSHVQIKHGTANSFRCPECDFLCTNKTALRQHSREHQPTQPIQCSMCTYSCSSKGAFKVHERIHSEERPFKCDFCSFATKQRSNLVIHKKKKCHADKPETGIGGKRGKAGVCNGEDPPKPVSSRYRAKLDATRAFRCDLCEASFVREDSLRSHRKQHQDSDSQQTLSLTLQPITSQNSVVTVSHVPRQDSHTTQIPLHQVPLTPLASDPLAPYSSAQLQIIVSHPLGQEGSFLPLQAGLDVVQHQHHTKGSTTVLLSPETQGMVVNCMSLTPIQQLAAQKRVEGGSLEPQTVLLTHLSLGDNRNPLHQALLQTAIASQDSSAHRSSTQTFITTCSDLEGLSALIQEGGTEVTVVTEGGNHSNLVTMATATSRFSPPDMMCSEGGPSEDLPKQAQVTVVQGFGDNXITTCEEDSSIMVPSISLGSQEVVIHGLPLVVTAQNQPVLEHLSVSTQNLYSVSDTHT
- the LOC111966750 gene encoding zinc finger protein 64 isoform X2, with translation MAKRGNHVLVEVSPDIHICGFCKQQYNNFEVFLAHKQNGCHVPSSDISASNSAPTLTVRNPFPLDSSTEFVFEETYQTCVMRGVKKILTKASKTPSKKLKPALTSKRRSCCFSGCSFKTQYGQKDMERHLKTHTGEKPFECELCHKRFSRRDKLNMHFRSHTGEKPHKCKYCPYAAADSSSLKKHLRIHYDERPFKCQICPYASRNSSQLTVHLRSHTGDAPFQCTRCEAKFKINSDLKRHIRIHSGEKPYKCDFCDYRCAMKGNLKSHVQIKHGTANSFRCPECDFLCTNKTALRQHSREHQPTQPIQCSMCTYSCSSKGAFKVHERIHSEERPFKCDFCSFATKQRSNLVIHKKKKCHADKPETGIGGKRGKAGVCNGEDPPKPVSSRYRAKLDATRAFRCDLCEASFVREDSLRSHRKQHQDSDSQQTLSLTLQPITSQNSVVTVSHVPRQDSHTTQIPLHQVPLTPLASDPLAPYSSAQLQIIVSHPLGQEGSFLPLQAGLDVVQHQHHTKGSTTVLLSPETQGMVVNCMSLTPIQQLAAQKRVEGGSLEPQTVLLTHLSLGDNRNPLHQALLQTAIASQDSSAHRSSTQTFITTCSDLEGLSALIQEGGTEVTVVTEGGNHSNLVTMATATSRFSPPDMMCSEGGPSEDLPKQAQVTVVQGFGDNXITTCEEDSSIMVPSISLGSQEVVIHGLPLVVTAQNQPVLEHLSVSTQNLYSVSDTHT
- the LOC111966750 gene encoding zinc finger protein 64 isoform X3 → MESFNGEGGNHVLVEVSPDIHICGFCKQQYNNFEVFLAHKQNGCHVPSSDISASNSAPTLTDSSTEFVFEETYQTCVMRGVKKILTKASKTPSKKLKPALTSKRRSCCFSGCSFKTQYGQKDMERHLKTHTGEKPFECELCHKRFSRRDKLNMHFRSHTGEKPHKCKYCPYAAADSSSLKKHLRIHYDERPFKCQICPYASRNSSQLTVHLRSHTGDAPFQCTRCEAKFKINSDLKRHIRIHSGEKPYKCDFCDYRCAMKGNLKSHVQIKHGTANSFRCPECDFLCTNKTALRQHSREHQPTQPIQCSMCTYSCSSKGAFKVHERIHSEERPFKCDFCSFATKQRSNLVIHKKKKCHADKPETGIGGKRGKAGVCNGEDPPKPVSSRYRAKLDATRAFRCDLCEASFVREDSLRSHRKQHQDSDSQQTLSLTLQPITSQNSVVTVSHVPRQDSHTTQIPLHQVPLTPLASDPLAPYSSAQLQIIVSHPLGQEGSFLPLQAGLDVVQHQHHTKGSTTVLLSPETQGMVVNCMSLTPIQQLAAQKRVEGGSLEPQTVLLTHLSLGDNRNPLHQALLQTAIASQDSSAHRSSTQTFITTCSDLEGLSALIQEGGTEVTVVTEGGNHSNLVTMATATSRFSPPDMMCSEGGPSEDLPKQAQVTVVQGFGDNXITTCEEDSSIMVPSISLGSQEVVIHGLPLVVTAQNQPVLEHLSVSTQNLYSVSDTHT